The Streptomyces sp. RKAG293 genome includes a region encoding these proteins:
- a CDS encoding HAD family hydrolase → MNAHLVWDWNGTLFHDIDAVLEATNASFAELGLSPITLDRYRELYCVPVPKFYERLIGRLPTDAEWVVMDEAFHRHYWERAGNCGLAEGAAELLAAQQHAGLTQSLCSLAPHDLLIPIVRTHGIERHFVRMDGATGPSGGGKAEQMVRHLAALEGVAPDRVVVIGDAVDDALAAAHAGAHAVLYTGGSHSRASLAAAGVPVVDSLAEAVEAARRLTAG, encoded by the coding sequence GTGAACGCTCATCTGGTGTGGGACTGGAACGGGACCCTTTTCCACGACATCGACGCGGTGCTGGAGGCCACGAACGCCTCCTTCGCCGAGCTCGGCCTGTCCCCGATCACCCTGGACCGCTACCGCGAGCTGTACTGCGTACCGGTGCCGAAGTTCTACGAGCGGCTGATCGGCCGGCTGCCCACGGACGCGGAGTGGGTGGTGATGGACGAGGCGTTCCACCGGCACTACTGGGAGCGGGCGGGGAACTGCGGTCTCGCCGAGGGCGCGGCCGAGCTGCTGGCCGCCCAGCAGCACGCGGGGCTGACGCAGTCGCTCTGTTCGCTCGCCCCGCACGACCTGCTGATACCGATCGTGCGCACCCACGGCATCGAGCGGCACTTCGTCCGGATGGACGGCGCGACCGGGCCGTCCGGCGGCGGCAAGGCCGAGCAGATGGTCCGCCACCTCGCCGCCCTGGAGGGCGTCGCGCCCGACCGGGTCGTCGTCATCGGCGATGCGGTGGACGACGCGCTGGCGGCGGCTCACGCGGGCGCCCACGCCGTTCTGTACACCGGGGGATCGCACAGCCGGGCCAGCCTGGCGGCTGCCGGGGTGCCGGTGGTGGATTCGCTCGCGGAGGCGGTCGAGGCCGCCCGGCGGCTCACCGCGGGGTGA
- a CDS encoding Rv3235 family protein, producing the protein MAVTSPASARPGPARARRSGPPNRHDHRRPPVRAGRPAAVPPHLWFAGRLLTVLTGRQPISCLAGRVRGPAYDRLWELVTSRADWQRRARGEAPYVHSCQVARQHDGALEVTAVVSLAHDAFRAIAFRLERGPAGGAADGAGGGVWRCTAVEAR; encoded by the coding sequence ATGGCCGTCACCTCACCCGCGTCCGCCCGTCCGGGACCGGCCCGCGCCCGCCGCTCCGGACCGCCCAACCGGCACGACCACCGGCGGCCGCCGGTCCGGGCGGGGCGGCCGGCCGCCGTTCCGCCGCACCTGTGGTTCGCCGGCCGGCTGCTCACCGTCCTCACCGGGCGGCAGCCCATCAGCTGCCTCGCCGGCCGGGTCCGCGGCCCCGCCTACGACCGGCTCTGGGAGCTGGTGACCTCCCGCGCCGACTGGCAGCGCCGGGCCCGCGGGGAGGCACCCTACGTCCACAGCTGCCAGGTCGCACGGCAGCACGACGGCGCCCTGGAGGTGACGGCCGTCGTCTCGCTGGCCCACGACGCCTTCCGCGCCATCGCCTTCCGGCTGGAGCGCGGCCCGGCGGGCGGGGCGGCCGACGGGGCGGGCGGGGGTGTCTGGCGCTGCACCGCGGTCGAGGCCCGCTGA
- the secA gene encoding preprotein translocase subunit SecA: MSVFNKLMRAGEGKILRKLHRIADQVNSIEEDFVNLTDAELRALTDEYKERFEGGETLDDLLPEAFATVREAAKRVLGQRHYDVQMMGGAALHLGFVAEMRTGEGKTLVGTLPAYLNAISGKGVHLITVNDYLAERDSEWMGRVHKFLGLEVGCILANMSPAQRREMYNCDITYGTNNEFGFDYLRDNMAWSKDELVQRGHNFAIVDEVDSILVDEARTPLIISGPADQATKWYADFARLVKRLNKGEAGSIGVEETGDYEVDEKKRTVAIHESGVAKVEDWLGIDNLYESVNTPLVGYLNNAIKAKELYKNDKDYVVMDGEVMIVDEHTGRILAGRRYNEGMHQAIEAKEEVDIKDENQTLATITLQNFFRLYDKLSGMTGTAMTEAAEFHQIYKLGVVPIPTNRDLARLDRADLIYRTEEAKFAAVVEDIAEKHEKGQPVLVGTVSVAKSEYLSAQLSKRGVPHEVLNAKQHDREASIVAQAGRKGAVTVATNMAGRGTDIKLGGNPEDLAEAELRQRGLDPVEHVEEWAADLPAALERAEAAVKAEFEEVKELGGLYVLGTERHESRRIDNQLRGRSGRQGDPGESRFYLSLGDDLMRLFKAQMVERVMSMANVPDDVPIENKMVTRAIASAQSQVEQQNFEIRKNVLKYDEVLNRQREVIYGERRRVLEGEDLHEQVRHFMDDTIEAYIEAETKDGFAEDWDLDRLWNAFGQLYPIKITVEDLEDAAGDRAGITAEFIAETVKDDITEQYEEREEQLSGDVMRELERRVVLSVLDRKWREHLYEMDYLQEGIGLRAMAQRDPLVEYQREGFDMFTAMMEGIKEESVGYLFNLDVQVEQQVEEVPVEDAAPSLVKDARPEIRAKGLEAPKRADRLHFSAPSVDGEGGVVEGDFESEGAGSDGDGQTRAERRKAAKGGKRRKK, translated from the coding sequence GTGTCCGTCTTCAACAAGCTCATGCGTGCAGGCGAAGGCAAGATCCTGCGCAAGCTGCACCGCATCGCGGACCAGGTCAATTCCATTGAAGAGGACTTCGTCAATCTGACGGACGCCGAGCTTCGGGCCCTGACCGACGAGTACAAGGAGCGGTTCGAGGGCGGCGAGACCCTCGACGACCTGCTTCCCGAGGCGTTCGCCACGGTCCGCGAGGCCGCCAAGCGCGTGCTCGGCCAGCGTCACTACGACGTCCAGATGATGGGCGGCGCCGCTCTCCACCTCGGCTTTGTCGCAGAGATGCGCACCGGTGAGGGCAAGACCCTGGTCGGCACCCTGCCCGCGTACCTGAACGCGATCTCCGGCAAGGGCGTCCACCTGATCACCGTCAACGACTACCTCGCCGAGCGTGACTCGGAGTGGATGGGCCGGGTGCACAAATTCCTCGGCCTCGAGGTCGGCTGCATCCTGGCGAACATGTCGCCGGCGCAGCGCCGCGAGATGTACAACTGCGACATCACGTACGGCACCAACAACGAGTTCGGCTTCGACTACCTGCGCGACAACATGGCGTGGTCGAAGGACGAGCTGGTGCAGCGCGGCCACAACTTCGCGATCGTCGACGAGGTCGACTCGATCCTCGTGGACGAGGCCCGTACCCCGCTGATCATCTCCGGCCCCGCCGACCAGGCGACCAAGTGGTACGCCGACTTCGCGCGCCTGGTGAAGCGGCTGAACAAGGGCGAGGCCGGCAGCATCGGCGTCGAGGAGACCGGCGACTACGAGGTCGACGAGAAGAAGCGCACGGTCGCCATCCACGAGAGCGGCGTCGCCAAGGTCGAGGACTGGCTCGGCATCGACAACCTCTACGAGTCGGTGAACACCCCGCTCGTCGGTTACCTGAACAACGCGATCAAGGCCAAGGAGCTCTACAAGAACGACAAGGACTACGTCGTCATGGACGGCGAAGTCATGATCGTCGACGAGCACACCGGCCGTATCCTCGCGGGCCGCCGCTACAACGAGGGCATGCACCAGGCGATCGAGGCGAAGGAAGAGGTGGACATCAAGGACGAGAACCAGACCCTCGCCACGATCACCCTGCAGAACTTCTTCCGCCTCTACGACAAGCTCTCCGGCATGACCGGTACGGCCATGACCGAGGCCGCCGAGTTCCACCAGATCTACAAGCTCGGCGTCGTCCCGATCCCGACCAACCGCGACCTCGCGCGGCTGGACCGGGCGGACCTGATCTACCGCACGGAAGAGGCGAAGTTCGCGGCGGTCGTCGAGGACATCGCCGAGAAGCACGAGAAGGGCCAGCCGGTCCTGGTCGGCACCGTCTCGGTCGCGAAGTCCGAGTACCTGTCGGCGCAGCTGTCCAAGCGCGGTGTCCCGCACGAGGTGCTGAACGCCAAGCAGCACGACCGGGAGGCGTCCATCGTCGCCCAGGCCGGCCGCAAGGGCGCGGTCACCGTCGCCACGAACATGGCCGGCCGTGGCACCGACATCAAGCTCGGCGGCAACCCCGAGGACCTCGCCGAGGCCGAGCTGCGCCAGCGCGGCCTGGACCCGGTCGAGCACGTCGAGGAGTGGGCCGCGGACCTGCCTGCGGCGCTGGAGCGCGCCGAGGCGGCCGTGAAGGCCGAGTTCGAAGAGGTCAAGGAGCTCGGCGGCCTGTACGTGCTGGGCACCGAGCGCCACGAGTCCCGCCGGATCGACAACCAGCTGCGCGGCCGCTCCGGCCGTCAGGGCGACCCGGGCGAGTCCCGCTTCTACCTCTCCCTCGGTGACGACCTGATGCGCCTGTTCAAGGCGCAGATGGTCGAGCGCGTGATGTCGATGGCCAATGTGCCGGACGACGTCCCGATCGAGAACAAGATGGTGACGCGCGCGATCGCGTCCGCCCAGTCGCAGGTCGAGCAGCAGAACTTCGAGATCCGCAAGAACGTCCTGAAGTACGACGAGGTGCTCAACCGGCAGCGCGAGGTCATCTACGGCGAGCGCCGCCGCGTCCTGGAGGGCGAGGACCTGCACGAGCAGGTGCGGCACTTCATGGACGACACGATCGAGGCGTACATCGAGGCCGAGACGAAGGACGGCTTCGCCGAGGACTGGGACCTGGACCGGCTGTGGAACGCCTTCGGGCAGCTCTACCCGATCAAGATCACCGTCGAGGACCTGGAGGACGCGGCCGGCGACCGGGCCGGCATCACCGCCGAGTTCATCGCCGAGACCGTCAAGGACGACATCACCGAGCAGTACGAGGAGCGCGAGGAGCAGCTCTCCGGTGACGTCATGCGCGAGCTGGAGCGGCGCGTGGTCCTGTCGGTGCTGGACCGCAAGTGGCGCGAGCACCTCTACGAGATGGACTACCTCCAGGAGGGCATCGGGCTGCGCGCCATGGCGCAGCGCGACCCGCTGGTCGAGTACCAGCGCGAGGGCTTCGACATGTTCACCGCCATGATGGAGGGCATCAAGGAGGAGTCCGTCGGCTACCTGTTCAACCTGGACGTCCAGGTCGAGCAGCAGGTCGAGGAGGTCCCGGTCGAGGACGCGGCGCCGTCGCTCGTCAAGGACGCCCGTCCGGAGATCCGTGCCAAGGGCCTGGAGGCCCCGAAGCGGGCGGACCGGCTGCACTTCTCCGCTCCTTCGGTGGACGGCGAGGGCGGTGTCGTCGAGGGCGACTTCGAGAGCGAGGGTGCCGGTTCCGACGGGGACGGCCAGACGCGCGCGGAGCGCCGCAAGGCCGCCAAGGGCGGGAAGCGCCGCAAGAAGTAG
- a CDS encoding GNAT family N-acetyltransferase, with product MEPITLTTERLVLRTLEPADADAVYQACQDPEIPRWTSVPSPYTRQDAADFTGPVSAQGWADDILYNFGAFTRDGGTLVGSIGLVRLGKLGAPDHQAELGYWAVKEQRGRGYTAEAGLAVCRWAFADLGVQRMEWFADAGNEASRAVARRIGFVMEGTMRAKIVHNGTRRDCWTGSLLPSDLGLPLATPYLPFPGA from the coding sequence ATGGAGCCGATCACCCTCACCACCGAACGCCTGGTCCTGCGCACGCTGGAGCCGGCCGACGCCGACGCGGTGTACCAGGCCTGCCAGGACCCCGAGATCCCGCGCTGGACCAGCGTCCCGTCGCCGTACACGCGTCAGGACGCGGCGGATTTCACCGGTCCGGTGAGCGCCCAGGGGTGGGCCGACGACATCCTCTACAACTTCGGTGCCTTCACCAGGGACGGCGGGACGCTGGTCGGCTCCATCGGACTGGTGCGGCTCGGCAAGCTGGGCGCGCCCGACCACCAGGCCGAGCTCGGCTACTGGGCGGTCAAGGAGCAGCGCGGCCGCGGGTACACCGCGGAGGCCGGCCTCGCGGTGTGCCGGTGGGCGTTCGCCGACCTCGGCGTGCAGCGGATGGAGTGGTTCGCGGACGCGGGCAACGAGGCGTCGCGCGCGGTCGCCCGCAGGATCGGCTTCGTCATGGAGGGCACCATGCGGGCCAAGATCGTCCACAACGGCACCCGGCGGGACTGCTGGACCGGTTCGCTGCTCCCCTCGGACCTGGGGCTTCCGCTGGCGACGCCTTACCTGCCCTTCCCGGGCGCGTAG
- a CDS encoding winged helix-turn-helix domain-containing protein: MTPLPRPVATLSADDARRITLRAQGLLGVPDRRAGVRGVLRRLGAVQLDTISVLARSHELIPYARLGAVGRDAIEKAYWTESHAFEYWSHAACILPIEEWPHFAFRRRARRDRGHRWHVLEDADRSCGAVLDRLKADGPLTSTELGGAKNGGPWWDWSETKIAVEWLLDTGQVVCTERRGWKRVYDLAERAIPDALLHDDIDDAECMRRLVAQAGAAMGVATRADLADYHRLKGEQVMAVIEGSGLVPVEVEGWGKPAWADPLVLDAESAAKRGRHRTTLLSPFDSLIWDRPRTERIFGFTHRLEAYVPKPKRVHGYFAMPLLAGGNLVGRVDPAREGSTLVARQVTLDGPKAVQPAAEAIAEAAGWVGCVEARVERVLPETLRKPLADALNRTHDRR, from the coding sequence ATGACACCGCTGCCCCGCCCCGTAGCCACCCTGTCCGCGGACGATGCCCGCCGGATCACCCTGCGCGCGCAGGGCCTGCTGGGCGTCCCGGACCGGCGCGCCGGGGTCCGCGGTGTGCTGCGCCGGCTGGGAGCGGTCCAGCTCGACACGATCTCCGTCCTGGCACGGTCGCACGAGCTCATTCCGTACGCACGGCTGGGCGCCGTGGGCCGGGACGCCATCGAGAAGGCGTACTGGACCGAGTCGCACGCCTTCGAGTACTGGTCGCACGCCGCCTGCATCCTGCCCATCGAGGAATGGCCGCACTTCGCCTTCCGGCGCCGTGCCCGGCGGGACCGCGGCCACCGCTGGCACGTGCTGGAGGACGCGGACCGCTCGTGCGGCGCCGTGCTGGACCGGCTCAAGGCCGACGGGCCGCTCACGTCCACGGAACTGGGCGGCGCCAAGAACGGCGGCCCCTGGTGGGACTGGTCGGAGACGAAGATCGCGGTGGAGTGGCTGCTCGACACCGGCCAGGTGGTCTGCACCGAGCGGCGCGGCTGGAAGCGCGTCTACGACCTGGCGGAGCGCGCCATCCCGGACGCCCTGCTGCACGACGACATCGATGACGCGGAGTGCATGCGGCGGCTCGTGGCGCAGGCCGGGGCGGCGATGGGCGTGGCCACCCGCGCCGACCTCGCGGACTACCACCGGCTCAAGGGCGAGCAGGTGATGGCGGTGATCGAGGGCTCCGGGCTGGTGCCGGTGGAGGTCGAGGGCTGGGGCAAGCCGGCCTGGGCCGACCCGCTGGTGCTGGACGCCGAGTCCGCCGCGAAGCGCGGCCGGCACCGTACGACCCTGCTGTCCCCGTTCGACTCCCTGATCTGGGACCGGCCGCGCACCGAGCGGATCTTCGGTTTCACCCACCGGCTGGAGGCGTACGTCCCCAAGCCGAAGCGCGTCCACGGCTATTTCGCGATGCCGCTGCTGGCGGGCGGGAATCTGGTGGGCCGGGTGGACCCGGCGCGCGAGGGCAGCACCCTCGTGGCCCGGCAGGTGACGCTCGACGGCCCGAAGGCGGTGCAGCCGGCGGCCGAGGCGATCGCCGAGGCGGCGGGCTGGGTCGGCTGCGTGGAGGCGCGGGTGGAACGGGTGCTGCCGGAAACGCTGCGGAAGCCCCTGGCGGACGCCCTGAACCGGACCCACGACCGCCGCTGA
- a CDS encoding response regulator transcription factor: MPDSFEPADISDEGHAPARDHLEALRKEPIRVLVVDDHALFRRGLEIVLAQEEDIQVIGEAGDGAEAVEKAADLLPDIVLMDVRMPRRGGIEACTSIKEVAPSAKIIMLTISDEEADLYEAIKAGATGYLLKEISTDEVATAIRAVADGQSQISPSMASKLLTEFKSMIQRTDERRLVPAPRLTDRELEVLKLVATGLNNRDIAKQLFISENTVKNHVRNILEKLQLHSRMEAVVYAMREKILEIR; this comes from the coding sequence ATGCCGGACAGCTTCGAGCCCGCAGACATCAGCGACGAGGGGCACGCCCCTGCGCGAGACCACCTGGAGGCGCTCCGCAAGGAGCCCATCCGGGTACTGGTCGTCGACGACCACGCCCTGTTCCGGCGGGGGCTGGAGATCGTCCTCGCGCAGGAGGAGGACATCCAGGTCATCGGCGAGGCGGGGGACGGCGCCGAGGCGGTGGAGAAGGCCGCCGACCTGCTGCCGGACATCGTGCTGATGGACGTCCGGATGCCCAGGCGCGGCGGTATCGAGGCCTGCACCTCGATCAAGGAGGTCGCCCCCAGCGCCAAGATCATCATGTTGACGATAAGCGATGAAGAGGCCGACCTCTACGAAGCGATCAAGGCCGGCGCGACGGGATATCTGCTCAAGGAGATCTCCACGGACGAGGTCGCCACCGCCATCCGCGCGGTCGCCGACGGCCAGTCGCAGATCAGTCCTTCGATGGCGTCCAAGCTCCTCACCGAGTTCAAGTCGATGATCCAGCGGACCGACGAGCGGCGGCTGGTGCCCGCGCCGCGGCTCACCGACCGGGAGCTGGAAGTGCTCAAGCTCGTGGCGACCGGTCTGAACAACCGTGACATCGCCAAGCAGTTGTTCATCAGCGAGAACACCGTGAAGAACCACGTGCGCAACATCCTGGAGAAGCTGCAGCTGCACTCCAGGATGGAGGCCGTGGTCTACGCGATGCGCGAGAAGATCCTCGAAATCCGGTAG
- the hpf gene encoding ribosome hibernation-promoting factor, HPF/YfiA family — protein MDIVIKGRKTDVPDRFRKHVTEKLDKIQKLDGKVISLDVEVSKELNPRQSDRSDRVEITLNTRGPVVRAEASAADPYAALDLAVAKLEARLRKAADKRRVHHGGGRTPLSVAQATASLTGELNGSAPEPAAENTVPTTRIGSLEVQGDGPLVVREKTHAAAPMALDQALYEMELVGHDFYLFIDSDTGSPSVVYRRHGYDYGVLHLKADPSAEEAPAGAGGALRR, from the coding sequence GTGGACATCGTCATCAAGGGCCGCAAGACCGACGTGCCTGATCGGTTCCGTAAGCACGTGACCGAGAAGCTGGACAAGATCCAGAAGCTCGATGGCAAGGTGATCAGCCTTGACGTCGAGGTGTCCAAAGAGCTCAACCCCCGCCAGTCGGACCGTTCCGACCGGGTGGAGATCACACTGAACACCCGCGGCCCCGTGGTGCGAGCCGAGGCCTCTGCGGCCGATCCGTATGCCGCGCTCGACCTCGCGGTGGCCAAGTTGGAGGCGCGGCTGCGCAAGGCGGCCGACAAGCGCCGGGTGCATCACGGCGGAGGGCGTACACCCCTCAGCGTCGCCCAGGCCACAGCCTCGCTGACCGGCGAGCTGAACGGCTCGGCGCCCGAACCGGCCGCGGAGAACACCGTACCGACGACCCGGATCGGGTCGCTCGAGGTACAGGGGGACGGCCCGCTGGTGGTGCGCGAGAAGACGCACGCCGCGGCGCCGATGGCGCTCGATCAGGCTCTCTACGAGATGGAGCTGGTCGGGCACGACTTCTATCTGTTCATCGACTCCGACACGGGCTCACCGAGTGTCGTCTACCGGCGGCACGGCTACGACTACGGAGTCCTTCACCTGAAGGCGGACCCGTCCGCCGAGGAGGCGCCCGCAGGCGCGGGCGGCGCGCTACGCCGCTGA
- a CDS encoding phosphoribosyltransferase family protein produces the protein MRAWWREFTGLVLPVDCAGCGLPRTALCGACGELLGSPDGAAVRRVLPDPAPGGLPEVHAAATYADEVRAVVLAHKERGALGLARPLGAALAGAVLKVDTVGPLLLVPVPSARRTVAARGHDATRRIARCAAGELRRSGRRARVAAVLRQRRAVADQARLGGRERLENLSGAVVVTGSGHRLLEVAPVVLVDDLMTTGASLAAAARAVEAAGGRIAGAAVVAGPVETELWPETHRCS, from the coding sequence ATGCGGGCGTGGTGGCGGGAGTTCACCGGACTGGTCCTGCCGGTCGACTGCGCGGGATGCGGTCTCCCGCGCACGGCACTGTGCGGTGCGTGCGGAGAGCTGCTGGGCTCGCCGGACGGGGCGGCCGTGCGGCGGGTGCTGCCGGATCCGGCGCCGGGCGGGCTGCCGGAGGTCCACGCCGCGGCGACGTATGCGGACGAGGTGCGGGCGGTGGTGCTCGCGCACAAGGAACGCGGCGCTCTGGGGCTGGCACGACCCCTGGGCGCGGCATTGGCCGGTGCGGTGCTCAAGGTGGACACCGTGGGGCCGTTGCTGCTGGTGCCGGTGCCCTCCGCGCGGCGGACGGTCGCGGCCCGGGGGCATGACGCGACCCGGCGGATCGCGCGGTGCGCGGCCGGCGAGCTGCGCCGGTCGGGGCGGCGGGCGCGGGTGGCCGCGGTGCTGCGCCAGCGGCGGGCGGTCGCCGACCAGGCGCGGCTGGGCGGCCGCGAGCGGCTGGAGAACCTGTCGGGTGCCGTGGTGGTCACCGGCAGTGGTCACAGGCTGCTGGAGGTGGCCCCTGTGGTGCTGGTGGACGACCTGATGACGACCGGGGCGTCGCTGGCCGCGGCGGCGCGGGCGGTGGAGGCGGCGGGCGGCCGCATCGCCGGTGCGGCGGTCGTCGCGGGGCCGGTGGAAACGGAACTTTGGCCTGAAACACATCGTTGCAGCTAG
- a CDS encoding LpqB family beta-propeller domain-containing protein, which produces MRAMGERRTRWGGRQARVWVPVVCAVLLAGCASMPGSGEVHRVAGEQSADSDQQVQVLGIKPQPGEYPDQIVRGFLEATTSDEAEYATAKEYLTTSMAQRWDPFAKITVLSGGPSPVEEQAGTARKEGFHTFGLSGTQVAAVDEKHAYTSGDGTTFHTSFQLVKEKNEWRIDSVDNGLVLTDSDFQRIYHSVNMYYFANLGNPGAGSPTLVADPVYLRRRINSLESAVSAMLGGPTDWLGPVVRSAAPKGVALYNKDTDHGVSLDDSQHLRVRLNAMADRMDAAQCQRLAAQLLPTAQSQSATKITSVEVQRANGDSACTLSDERAKPYLPETLSGVSPRQFFIDDHQQLVALPDDNSSSADTVPGVLGGSTAKLVSAAVKRDEQYAAGVRTGGRELIVANISKSSVDPGRVVLTSAAHAVNDGLSAPSWDGYGNLWVADRDGPRSRLMMLRDGTGDPYEVPVPDLGDGRIQSLRVAPDGTRIAMLVKKDGRTALKLGRIERGGTAQTPVITVTALKGVTPQLEDVTAASWAGGSRLLVVGTESGGLQQIQYMNTDGSLPSTPALPGISDAASVAASEDQTKPLLAAYKGGIYRLLTLDASWKQIAAKGIGPVYPG; this is translated from the coding sequence ATGCGGGCGATGGGGGAGCGGCGGACCCGCTGGGGCGGCCGGCAGGCCCGGGTGTGGGTGCCGGTGGTCTGCGCGGTGCTGCTCGCGGGATGCGCGTCGATGCCGGGCAGCGGCGAGGTGCACAGGGTCGCCGGGGAGCAGAGCGCCGACTCGGACCAGCAGGTGCAGGTGCTCGGGATCAAGCCGCAGCCCGGCGAGTACCCCGACCAGATCGTGCGCGGCTTCCTGGAGGCGACCACCAGTGACGAGGCCGAGTACGCGACGGCCAAGGAGTACCTGACGACGTCGATGGCCCAGCGCTGGGACCCGTTCGCGAAGATCACGGTCCTGTCGGGCGGCCCGTCGCCGGTCGAGGAGCAGGCCGGGACGGCGCGCAAGGAGGGTTTCCACACGTTCGGGCTGAGCGGTACGCAGGTCGCGGCGGTGGACGAGAAGCACGCCTACACCTCGGGTGACGGAACGACGTTCCACACCTCCTTCCAGCTGGTGAAGGAGAAGAACGAGTGGCGGATCGACTCGGTCGACAACGGGCTGGTGCTCACCGACTCCGACTTCCAGCGGATCTACCACTCCGTCAACATGTACTACTTCGCCAACCTCGGGAACCCCGGTGCGGGCTCGCCGACGCTGGTGGCCGACCCGGTGTATCTGCGGCGGCGGATAAATTCGCTGGAGTCGGCGGTCTCGGCGATGCTCGGCGGCCCGACCGACTGGCTCGGTCCCGTGGTGCGCTCCGCGGCGCCCAAGGGCGTGGCGCTCTACAACAAGGACACGGACCACGGCGTCTCCCTCGACGACTCGCAGCATCTGCGGGTGCGGCTGAACGCGATGGCGGACCGGATGGACGCGGCGCAGTGCCAGCGGCTGGCCGCGCAGCTGCTGCCCACGGCGCAGAGCCAGTCGGCGACGAAGATCACCTCGGTGGAGGTGCAGCGCGCGAACGGCGATTCGGCGTGCACCCTTTCGGACGAACGGGCCAAGCCGTATCTGCCGGAGACGCTGAGCGGGGTGTCGCCCCGGCAGTTCTTCATCGACGACCACCAGCAGCTCGTCGCGCTGCCCGACGACAACAGTTCGTCGGCGGATACCGTGCCGGGCGTGCTCGGCGGGTCCACCGCGAAACTGGTGTCGGCCGCGGTGAAGCGGGACGAGCAGTACGCGGCCGGGGTCAGGACCGGCGGGCGCGAGCTGATCGTCGCGAACATCTCCAAGAGCTCCGTCGACCCCGGCCGGGTGGTGCTGACCAGCGCCGCGCACGCCGTGAACGACGGTCTGAGCGCACCCAGCTGGGACGGGTACGGCAACCTGTGGGTGGCCGACCGCGACGGACCGCGGTCCCGGCTGATGATGCTGCGCGACGGCACGGGCGATCCCTACGAGGTGCCGGTGCCGGATCTCGGCGACGGGCGGATCCAGTCGCTGCGCGTGGCGCCGGACGGGACGCGGATCGCGATGCTGGTGAAGAAGGACGGCCGGACGGCGCTGAAGCTCGGCCGGATCGAGCGCGGGGGGACGGCGCAGACGCCCGTGATCACGGTGACGGCGCTGAAGGGCGTGACTCCGCAGCTGGAGGACGTCACCGCCGCGTCCTGGGCGGGCGGCAGCCGGCTGCTGGTGGTCGGTACCGAATCGGGTGGCCTGCAGCAGATCCAGTACATGAACACGGACGGCTCACTGCCGTCCACGCCCGCCCTGCCGGGCATCAGTGACGCGGCCTCGGTGGCGGCGTCGGAGGACCAGACGAAGCCGCTGCTGGCGGCGTACAAGGGCGGTATCTACCGGCTGTTGACGCTGGACGCGAGCTGGAAGCAGATCGCGGCGAAGGGCATCGGGCCGGTCTACCCGGGCTGA